One segment of Sinorhizobium sp. BG8 DNA contains the following:
- a CDS encoding ribonuclease D, translating to MASSIRFHDGDISAADAARYTDAIAVDTETLGLIPRRDRLCVVQLSPGDGTADVIRIAAGQKQAPNLVAMLADPSRQKIFHYGRFDIAVLFHTFGVTTTPVFCTKIASRLVRTYTDRHGLKDNLKEMLEVDISKQQQSSDWAAEVLTPAQLEYAASDVLHLHALRDKLMARLVRDGRREHAEACFAFLPTRAKLDLLGWEETDIFAHS from the coding sequence ATGGCGAGTTCGATACGCTTCCACGATGGCGACATTTCAGCCGCGGACGCGGCCCGCTATACCGATGCGATCGCGGTCGATACCGAGACGCTCGGTCTGATCCCACGTCGCGACCGGCTCTGCGTCGTGCAGCTTTCGCCCGGCGACGGCACGGCGGATGTCATTCGCATCGCGGCCGGCCAGAAGCAGGCGCCGAACCTCGTCGCCATGCTCGCCGATCCATCTCGCCAGAAGATCTTCCACTATGGCCGCTTCGATATCGCGGTGCTGTTCCATACCTTCGGCGTGACGACGACCCCGGTATTCTGCACCAAGATCGCCTCGCGCCTCGTGCGTACCTATACCGACCGGCACGGTTTGAAGGACAATCTCAAGGAGATGCTCGAGGTCGACATCTCCAAGCAGCAGCAGTCGTCCGACTGGGCGGCCGAGGTTCTCACGCCGGCCCAGCTCGAATATGCGGCCTCCGACGTCCTCCACCTCCATGCCCTGCGCGACAAGCTCATGGCGCGGCTGGTGCGCGATGGTCGCAGGGAGCACGCCGAAGCCTGCTTCGCCTTCCTTCCGACACGCGCCAAGCTCGATCTGCTCGGCTGGGAAGAGACGGATATCTTCGCTCACAGCTGA
- a CDS encoding MFS transporter: MLSVAISTRFERRGIHYGWMIAAVAFLTMLVTAGTVGAPSVLMLPLQKEFGWEASEISAALAIRFFLFGLMAPFAAALMNRYGLRRMTLTALSVVFAGMGLSLFMREVWQLIILWGFVVGIGTGLTAMVLGATIATRWFTERRGLVIGILTASTATGQLVFLPLIAAITEAGGWRIAVAFILVMLSICATGILLFMRDRPSDLGLRPYGQLHEEPAPTGAIQSNSPIDALIDASRTRVFWVLFLSFFVCGASTNGLIQTHFVPLCADFGMTAITATSILAIVGIFDLVGTIASGWLSDRYDNRWLLFWYYGLRGLSLIWLPFTGFEFYGLAIFAIFYGLDWVATVPPTVKLTAQRFGRDRANLVFGWVFTGHQIGAAFAAFGGGFIRDNYQSYLPALTIAGALCLLAAPLVLAGRGNRVQATA, encoded by the coding sequence ATGCTTTCTGTCGCCATTTCCACCCGCTTTGAACGGCGCGGCATCCACTATGGATGGATGATTGCCGCCGTCGCCTTTTTGACCATGCTCGTTACGGCGGGGACCGTCGGGGCACCCAGCGTCCTCATGCTTCCGCTTCAAAAGGAGTTCGGCTGGGAGGCTTCGGAGATTTCCGCAGCCCTTGCTATCCGGTTCTTCCTGTTCGGTCTGATGGCGCCCTTCGCCGCGGCCCTGATGAACCGCTACGGACTACGCCGCATGACCCTGACCGCTCTGTCCGTCGTATTCGCCGGGATGGGCTTGTCTCTGTTCATGCGTGAAGTCTGGCAGCTCATCATTCTCTGGGGCTTCGTCGTCGGCATCGGCACCGGCCTCACCGCAATGGTTCTGGGCGCCACCATTGCGACCCGCTGGTTCACCGAGCGGCGCGGCCTGGTCATCGGCATCCTGACGGCCAGCACCGCTACCGGTCAGCTCGTCTTCCTGCCCCTGATCGCCGCGATCACCGAGGCCGGGGGCTGGCGCATCGCCGTCGCCTTCATACTCGTGATGCTCTCGATCTGCGCTACCGGCATCCTGCTGTTCATGCGCGACCGGCCGAGCGATCTCGGACTTCGCCCCTACGGCCAGTTGCACGAAGAACCCGCCCCGACGGGCGCCATTCAAAGCAATTCGCCGATCGATGCCCTTATCGACGCATCGAGAACCCGCGTCTTCTGGGTGTTGTTCCTGTCGTTCTTCGTTTGCGGGGCTTCGACCAATGGTCTCATCCAGACCCACTTCGTTCCACTCTGCGCCGACTTCGGCATGACCGCGATCACGGCGACCTCCATCCTCGCGATTGTCGGCATCTTCGATCTGGTCGGGACTATCGCTTCAGGCTGGCTGTCGGACCGCTACGACAATCGATGGCTGCTTTTCTGGTACTACGGGCTGCGTGGCCTGTCCCTGATCTGGCTCCCTTTCACGGGGTTCGAATTCTACGGCCTGGCGATTTTCGCGATCTTCTACGGGCTCGACTGGGTCGCAACCGTCCCCCCGACGGTAAAGCTGACGGCACAGCGCTTCGGCCGGGACCGCGCAAACCTCGTCTTCGGCTGGGTCTTTACCGGTCACCAGATCGGGGCAGCCTTCGCGGCATTCGGCGGCGGATTTATTCGCGACAACTACCAGAGCTACCTGCCTGCCCTGACCATTGCCGGGGCACTGTGCCTGCTGGCGGCACCGCTCGTCCTCGCCGGACGGGGCAACAGGGTCCAGGCCACAGCATGA
- a CDS encoding helix-turn-helix domain-containing protein: MQRKSFEDMVCPIARSLDKVGEWWSILILRDVFFGRSRFDELQKSLGIAPNILTTRLRRLVSEGLLEKRAYQDRPVRHEYVLTEQGRDLQPVLLALAEFGNRHLADRGRTMKAFDNETGLPADPVYVDRVSGREITTQNFSLRSAKTA, encoded by the coding sequence ATGCAACGCAAAAGTTTCGAAGACATGGTCTGCCCGATAGCACGCTCCCTCGACAAGGTTGGCGAGTGGTGGAGCATCCTGATCCTGCGCGACGTGTTCTTCGGACGAAGCCGCTTCGACGAACTCCAGAAGAGCCTCGGGATTGCACCCAATATCCTGACGACCCGCCTGCGCCGGCTTGTCTCGGAAGGATTGCTGGAAAAGCGCGCCTACCAGGACCGGCCCGTGCGCCATGAATACGTGCTCACCGAGCAAGGTCGCGATCTTCAGCCCGTCCTGCTGGCACTTGCGGAGTTCGGTAATCGCCATCTTGCCGATCGCGGCAGGACGATGAAGGCATTCGACAACGAGACCGGCCTGCCGGCGGATCCCGTCTATGTGGACCGCGTGAGCGGGCGCGAAATCACCACGCAGAACTTTTCCTTGCGATCCGCGAAGACCGCCTGA
- a CDS encoding ABC transporter transmembrane domain-containing protein, with amino-acid sequence MEKSLTRYIWTHTRNQQLWILFVVLASMIPYFMAFDLPKQIINGPIQGSGFESADSTQLFMKTEVHIPGFGDVLLFPGIELDRMSTLMALSITFLLLVIVNGLLKFYINTYKGRLGERLLRRIRFELIDKILRFPPSIFKRMKAAEVSSMVKDEVEPMGGFTGDAFVQPALVGGQAIAALTFILLQNFWLGLIAAFMAAIQVGIIPKMRRRLIELGRQRQLGARHLAGRVSEIIDGIGTIHAYDTSNYERADAANQLGHIFKIRYDLYQWKFMVKFINNFLSQLTPFLFYSIGGYLTLKGNLDVGQLVAVINAYKDLPGPLKELIDWDQARQDVQVKYEQVVEQFNAASVLDSSIQALAPEAPAAVLAPLAAVNLSLEDDSGATLLHRVTLKIEHGETVAIVDNAGNGGEALADAFGRVIWPSAGRVTAGERDLLDWPESHSGRQISHVSSETYFFLGSLRDNLLYGLKHAPLVPVTYEGPHLLHRKWAIHEARLAGNPDFDLMSDWIDYSSTTINEGNPQDLTATMLAVLDVVQLSTDVLDLAMRSTFDPLSKARLAEGIVEMRNALGAELAKDGMADYVVRFEPEGYNVEATVGDNLLFGSLSDPSSTIPAIVSTDYFRSVVAQTGLSSILFDMGYTIAENTVEIFGDLPPDHPFFQELSFISADEIPYYQQLLQKLQLGGFETAGNKERRDIIRLSFFYIEPRHRFGVLTPEIMQKIVDTRHIFHEGLPQDLRALIEPYDPERYLAATTLIENILFGKISHRHADASQRIRAVVTKLIRERGMYGDVLEIGLDFSLGAGGKRLTTAQRQKLNLARALMRRSDFYVFNRPLPGLDSRLQEEIVENVLLFLGKNANNPTIIWVLSNVSLCRLFERVIVFDQGTVVQDGTYETLSQESGILNELVST; translated from the coding sequence ATGGAAAAGAGCCTAACCCGCTACATCTGGACTCACACGCGGAACCAGCAGTTGTGGATCCTCTTCGTCGTTCTCGCATCCATGATTCCCTATTTCATGGCCTTCGATCTTCCCAAGCAGATCATCAACGGGCCGATTCAGGGAAGTGGGTTCGAGTCGGCGGATTCGACGCAGCTCTTCATGAAAACGGAAGTGCATATTCCCGGGTTTGGAGACGTGCTGCTCTTTCCGGGCATAGAGCTCGACCGCATGTCCACGCTGATGGCGCTCAGCATCACGTTCCTGTTGCTCGTGATCGTCAACGGTCTGCTGAAATTCTACATCAACACCTACAAGGGGCGCCTCGGCGAGCGCCTGTTGCGGCGCATACGCTTCGAGCTCATCGACAAGATTCTTCGGTTTCCGCCCTCAATCTTCAAGCGGATGAAGGCCGCGGAAGTCTCGAGCATGGTCAAGGACGAGGTGGAGCCCATGGGTGGCTTCACCGGCGATGCGTTCGTACAGCCGGCGCTTGTCGGCGGGCAGGCGATCGCGGCGCTGACATTCATCCTCCTCCAGAACTTCTGGCTCGGATTGATCGCGGCCTTCATGGCCGCCATCCAGGTCGGCATCATTCCGAAGATGCGACGCCGCCTGATTGAGCTCGGCCGGCAACGGCAGCTTGGCGCGCGCCATCTTGCGGGCCGGGTCAGTGAGATCATCGATGGCATCGGAACGATCCACGCCTACGACACGTCCAACTACGAGCGCGCCGACGCGGCCAATCAGTTAGGCCACATCTTCAAGATCCGCTACGACCTGTACCAGTGGAAGTTCATGGTGAAGTTCATCAATAACTTCCTGTCCCAGCTGACGCCGTTCCTCTTCTACAGTATCGGCGGCTATCTGACGCTTAAGGGCAATCTCGACGTGGGGCAGCTGGTGGCTGTCATCAACGCCTACAAGGATCTGCCGGGGCCGCTGAAGGAACTCATCGATTGGGATCAGGCCCGCCAGGACGTCCAAGTCAAGTACGAGCAGGTCGTCGAGCAGTTCAACGCCGCTTCCGTTCTCGATTCTTCTATCCAGGCATTGGCTCCTGAGGCGCCCGCTGCTGTTCTGGCTCCGCTTGCCGCCGTCAACCTGAGCCTGGAGGACGATAGTGGGGCCACTCTCCTTCACCGGGTAACGCTGAAGATCGAGCATGGCGAGACCGTTGCCATCGTCGACAATGCCGGCAACGGCGGTGAAGCGCTCGCCGATGCCTTCGGCCGGGTCATATGGCCGTCCGCAGGCAGGGTGACAGCCGGGGAGCGCGATCTACTGGACTGGCCGGAATCGCATAGCGGTCGGCAGATCTCGCACGTCTCGTCTGAAACCTACTTCTTCCTCGGGAGCCTTCGGGACAATCTTCTCTATGGTCTCAAGCACGCACCCCTCGTGCCCGTGACCTACGAGGGCCCGCATCTTCTGCACCGCAAGTGGGCGATCCACGAGGCCCGCTTGGCGGGCAATCCGGATTTCGATCTCATGAGCGACTGGATTGACTACAGCTCGACCACGATCAACGAAGGCAATCCGCAGGATCTGACCGCTACCATGCTCGCGGTGTTGGATGTCGTGCAACTGTCGACCGATGTCCTGGATCTCGCGATGCGTTCGACATTCGATCCGTTGTCCAAAGCCCGGCTTGCCGAGGGGATCGTGGAAATGCGCAACGCACTCGGCGCCGAACTCGCAAAGGACGGAATGGCGGACTATGTCGTGCGCTTCGAGCCAGAAGGCTACAACGTGGAAGCGACGGTCGGTGACAACCTGCTGTTCGGAAGCCTCTCCGACCCGAGTTCAACGATCCCCGCGATCGTCTCCACCGACTACTTCCGGTCGGTCGTTGCACAGACGGGATTGTCCTCGATTCTCTTCGACATGGGTTACACCATCGCGGAGAATACGGTTGAAATCTTCGGCGATCTGCCGCCGGACCATCCCTTCTTCCAGGAACTATCCTTCATAAGCGCCGACGAAATTCCCTATTACCAGCAGCTGCTGCAGAAGCTGCAGCTGGGCGGCTTCGAGACCGCGGGAAACAAGGAGAGGCGCGACATCATCCGGCTCAGCTTCTTCTACATCGAGCCGCGTCACCGCTTTGGCGTGCTGACACCGGAGATAATGCAGAAGATCGTGGACACGCGGCATATCTTCCACGAGGGGCTGCCGCAGGACTTGAGGGCTCTGATAGAGCCTTACGATCCGGAACGGTATCTCGCCGCCACGACGCTCATCGAAAACATCCTGTTCGGCAAGATCAGCCATCGGCATGCCGATGCCTCACAGCGTATTCGCGCCGTCGTCACAAAACTGATACGCGAGAGGGGCATGTATGGCGATGTGCTTGAAATCGGTCTCGATTTCAGTCTCGGCGCTGGCGGAAAGCGGTTGACCACCGCGCAACGCCAGAAACTCAACCTGGCCCGAGCGCTGATGCGCAGATCGGATTTCTATGTCTTCAATCGCCCCCTCCCGGGACTGGATAGTCGCTTGCAGGAAGAGATCGTGGAAAACGTTCTCCTTTTCCTGGGCAAGAACGCAAACAATCCTACGATCATATGGGTACTGTCGAATGTTTCGCTTTGCAGATTGTTCGAGCGGGTTATAGTCTTCGACCAAGGGACGGTGGTCCAGGATGGAACGTACGAGACTCTTTCTCAGGAAAGCGGTATATTAAACGAACTGGTATCAACATAA
- a CDS encoding cyclic nucleotide-binding domain-containing protein, with protein sequence MLLNDEVQLLRRVPLFAGVEPAKLKLLAFASDRLNYAPGQTLFRQGDAGDAAYVVLSGKAEVIIDSPAGPIKLAEMGCNAVLGEIAILCDGVRTATVKASTPLEVLRISKDHFLKLMSDNPAVTIQIMRVLAQRLTNTTNELGLARARQDA encoded by the coding sequence ATGCTTCTTAACGACGAAGTTCAGTTGTTGCGGCGCGTTCCTCTCTTTGCGGGAGTTGAGCCGGCAAAACTAAAGCTCCTTGCATTTGCCTCCGATCGCCTGAATTATGCCCCTGGCCAGACGTTATTTCGACAAGGAGACGCTGGTGACGCCGCCTATGTGGTCTTGAGCGGCAAGGCGGAAGTCATCATCGATTCTCCGGCCGGTCCAATTAAACTTGCCGAAATGGGTTGCAACGCCGTGCTGGGAGAAATCGCGATCCTTTGCGATGGGGTACGCACTGCCACCGTCAAGGCATCCACACCTCTCGAAGTCCTGCGCATCAGCAAGGACCATTTCCTCAAGCTGATGTCCGACAATCCTGCCGTGACGATTCAAATCATGCGCGTCCTGGCCCAGCGGCTGACAAATACGACAAACGAACTGGGTCTTGCCCGCGCGAGGCAGGATGCATGA